DNA from Nitriliruptor alkaliphilus DSM 45188:
CGGCACGCCATCTGCCGCCTGGCGCACCTCGGCCGGCGGGGGTGGCGCGCTGGCAGCCTCGGCCGCACGCACGTCGACCACCGCGCTGACGCGGGTCGGCTGGACATCTCCCGTGGCCATGTGGCTCCCTCCCAAGAGCAGGTGTCCTGGTGACCCTGGCGTGCGGCGACGAGGCTGTCTGCGTTGCGTACGTAACGGTCACGATCCGGGCGTGCCGGCCGAGACGTCGTGTGCGAGGCTGCGTCGGAGGGAGCGAGCATGACGTCACGTGGCCACGAACGACCGGGTGGCAGGCTCGGCGAGCGCGTCGGGCTGGCGCGTCAGGTCCTGACGCTGCAGGTCCTGCTCGTCCTCGTGACCGTCGTGGCCGCGATCGCGGCTGCAGGACTGGTCGCCGACCGCCTCGTGACCGATGCGGCGCGGACGCAGGTGCGCTCGCTCGCGGCGAGCATCGCCGAGGTGCCGGAGGTCAGGACCGCGCTCGCGGGGACCGATCCGACCGACACGCTGCAACCGCTCGCGGAACGCATCCGCGCCCGGGCCGACGTCTCGTTCGTCGTCGTGATGACGGTCGAGGGCACGCGGTTCACCCACCCCGATCCCGACCAGATCGGCGGGACCTACATCGGCACCATCGCTCCGGCGGCGACCGGTGGCGAGGTGGTGGAGACCTTCGAGGGCACGCTCGGCCCCTCGGTCCGCGCCGTCGTGCCAGTGCTCGAGGACGGCGAGGCGATCGGGCTGGTCGCCGTCGGCGTCACCGTCGACCGGATCTGGAGCGTGCTCGCGTCCGCCCTGCTGCTCCTCGGGGGAGCGGCCGCCCTCGCCCTCACGCTGGCCGCTCTCGGGACCTGGGGCATCGCGCGACGGCTCCGTCGGCAGACCTTCGGTCTCACGCCACAGCAGCTGGCGCGCGAGCACGCCCACCACCAGGCGGTGCTCCACGCGATCCGCGAGGGCCTGATCGTCCTCGACGATCGCCGCCGACTGGTCCTGCTCAACGACGAGGCTCGACGGCTGCTCGACCTGCGCGACACCGTGGCCACCGAGGTGACCGACCTGCCGGTCGACGGCGAGCTCGCCGCGCTGCTGGCATCGGGCGCCCCTGCATCCGACGAGATCCACCTCGCAGGTGATCGACTGGTCGTCGTCAACCAGCTGCCGGTGGGTCCGGACGACGGCTCGGGGACGGTGCTGACCATGCGCGATCACACGGAGGTGGTGGCGCTGTCGGACGAGCTCGGTGCCGTCCGCAACCTCGCCGAGTCGCTACGCGCGCAGGCACACGAGGCCGACAACCGCCTGCACACCGTGGTGTCGCTGATCGAGCTCGGGGAGGTCGACGCGGCGGTTCGGATGGCCACCGACCAGGTCCGGGGATCCCAGGAGCTCGTCGATCGGCTCCTGGCACAGGTCGACGAACCCGAGCTGGTCGCGCTGCTGCTCGGGAAGGCGAGCCAGGCCCACGAGCGCGGCGTGGACCTGCAGCTGGTGGTGGGCAGCACGGTCGGCCGGTCCGGCGTGGAGCCCACCGACCTGGTCACCATCCTCGGGAACCTGATCGACAACGCGCTGGACGCCGTCGCATCGACGCAGGCTCCGCGGGACGTCGAGGTTCGGATCGGCCGCGATGACACCGACCTCGACATCGTGGTGACCGACACGGGGACGGGCCTGTCCGGCGAGGCGCGGGAGCGGCTGTTCGAACTGGGCTGGTCCACCAAGCTCGCGAGCGCCCAACGGCGGCACGGACGCGGGATCGGCATGGCGCTCGTCCGGCGGACCGTGGACCGCCTCGGCGGCGAGGTCACCGTCACCAACCGCACCGATGCGGCGGGTGCCGTGGCGCGGGTCCGTCTGCCGTGCCCCCTCGAGTCACCGACCTCAGACGGACACCGGGAGCTCACACCGTGATACGCGTGTTGGTGGTCGAGGACGAGCCCGTCGTCGCACGTGCTCACCGGACGTTCGTGGAGCGGACCGAGGGCTTCACGGTCGTCGGCTCCGCGGGGACCGGTGCCGAGGCGCTGGCGGTGCTCAAGGCGCAGGAGGTCGACGTGGTGCTCCTCGACCTCGGCCTGCCCGACATC
Protein-coding regions in this window:
- a CDS encoding sensor histidine kinase — protein: MTSRGHERPGGRLGERVGLARQVLTLQVLLVLVTVVAAIAAAGLVADRLVTDAARTQVRSLAASIAEVPEVRTALAGTDPTDTLQPLAERIRARADVSFVVVMTVEGTRFTHPDPDQIGGTYIGTIAPAATGGEVVETFEGTLGPSVRAVVPVLEDGEAIGLVAVGVTVDRIWSVLASALLLLGGAAALALTLAALGTWGIARRLRRQTFGLTPQQLAREHAHHQAVLHAIREGLIVLDDRRRLVLLNDEARRLLDLRDTVATEVTDLPVDGELAALLASGAPASDEIHLAGDRLVVVNQLPVGPDDGSGTVLTMRDHTEVVALSDELGAVRNLAESLRAQAHEADNRLHTVVSLIELGEVDAAVRMATDQVRGSQELVDRLLAQVDEPELVALLLGKASQAHERGVDLQLVVGSTVGRSGVEPTDLVTILGNLIDNALDAVASTQAPRDVEVRIGRDDTDLDIVVTDTGTGLSGEARERLFELGWSTKLASAQRRHGRGIGMALVRRTVDRLGGEVTVTNRTDAAGAVARVRLPCPLESPTSDGHRELTP